A single Acidaminococcus sp. DNA region contains:
- a CDS encoding metallophosphoesterase, translating to MAIYAIGDLHLSGAVPSKPMDVFGPQWLNHRQKIADGWREVVSESDTVILCGDISWSMTLEDAIEKDFNFLAELPGQKVVLKGNHDYWWSSAAKLKAAMPEGFHFLHNSCYLTGDTAICGTRGWNLPSLPNFGEHDKLIYNREVQRLERSLLEAEKAGCSHKIAALHYPPLFHADEVTGFTELCRTHHVDICVYGHVHGDAAHFLNLFQGVRDGTQYRLIASDYIDFKPVKLMD from the coding sequence ATGGCAATCTACGCAATTGGAGACCTGCACCTGTCGGGCGCTGTTCCCTCCAAACCTATGGATGTTTTTGGTCCTCAGTGGCTCAATCACCGGCAGAAAATTGCCGACGGCTGGCGCGAAGTTGTTTCCGAATCCGATACCGTAATCTTGTGCGGAGACATCTCCTGGTCCATGACCCTGGAAGACGCCATTGAAAAGGACTTCAATTTTCTGGCAGAGCTGCCGGGGCAAAAAGTCGTATTAAAAGGCAATCATGACTACTGGTGGTCTTCTGCTGCCAAACTGAAAGCGGCCATGCCGGAAGGCTTTCATTTTTTGCATAATTCCTGTTACCTTACGGGCGATACGGCTATCTGCGGGACGCGGGGCTGGAACCTCCCATCGCTTCCCAATTTCGGGGAGCATGATAAACTCATCTATAACCGGGAAGTCCAGCGGCTGGAACGTTCCCTCCTGGAAGCCGAAAAAGCAGGCTGCAGCCATAAAATTGCAGCACTGCACTATCCGCCCCTCTTCCATGCGGACGAGGTGACAGGTTTTACCGAACTGTGCCGGACGCACCATGTCGACATCTGCGTCTACGGTCACGTTCACGGCGACGCGGCTCATTTCCTGAATCTTTTCCAGGGAGTCCGGGACGGCACGCAGTACCGTCTCATCGCCTCCGACTACATCGATTTCAAACCGGTCAAACTCATGGATTGA